One part of the Eucalyptus grandis isolate ANBG69807.140 chromosome 10, ASM1654582v1, whole genome shotgun sequence genome encodes these proteins:
- the LOC104422079 gene encoding zinc finger CCHC domain-containing protein 8 isoform X2, with protein sequence METGDVLELPASSNSGSGNEDDGRLSNDREPGEVDTLQFDAEDKEGQKEEDQGQGDCNVGHEEGIFVIDMELDEELVGSSSLAGVNVESTETDSVQVVEKNDRLSSGLQAENGCAAVEEKYAHSSHVVCSNSTSGHKRARVTCDEEQPSVHVAYSSLTRASKQKLEELLQQWSEWHTKHGSSQDTGEALESGEETFFPALRVGMEKQSSVSFWIDHQTRNVLNDGVITLDSNTVPLYDRGYALGLTLADGSNNVAGRLEIIEDAARCFNCGSYSHSLRECPKPRDNVAVNNARKQHKSKRGQNPGSRNSTRYYEDPSPGKFDGLQPGTLDTETRQLLGLGELDPPPWLNRMRELGYPPGYLDIDDEDDVSGITIFADSEVSEKGEDGEIVEAEREPKKKMTVNFPGINAPIPKNADERRWAAVPLRPESSRHHRSYQRSNHSTGLVERAHYHEHRWSGPRSSVQLPGSPPTGWSSYERGGRSPYGDFASRGPHNSPADYGLSRYEYSRDNNRDYYDLDHPHEDRNHGHCHHGRR encoded by the exons ATGGAGACGGGGGACGTGCTTGAGCTCCCGGCATCCTCCAACTCGGGTAGTGGGAATGAGGATGATGGGCGCCTTAGTAATGACCGCGAGCCGGGTGAAGTTGATACCCTCCAATTCGATGCTGAGGATAAAGAGGGACAGAAGGAGGAGGACCAGGGGCAGGGCGACTGTAATGTTGGACATGAAGAGGGAATTTTTGTCATAGACATGGAACTTGACGAGGAATTAGTCGGCAGTTCATCTCTGGCCGGAGTGAATGTTGAATCGACCGAAACTGATTCTGTACAAGTTGTGGAGAAAAATGATCGTTTGAGCTCTGGTCTGCAAGCTGAAAATGGTTGTGCTGCTGTTGAAGAGAAATATGCTCATAGCAGTCATGTGGTGTGTAGCAATT CAACGTCCGGTCACAAAAGAGCGCGAGTAACGTGTGACGAAGAGCAACCATCTGTTCATGTTGCGTATAGTTCATTGACAAG AGCAAGCAAACAAAAGCTTGAAGAACTGTTGCAGCAATGGTCTGAGTGGCACACTAAGCATGGTTCTTCCCAA GATACAGGTGAAGCTTTAGAGTCTGGTGAAGAAACATTCTTTCCTGCGCTGCGAGTTGGCATGGAGAAGCAGTCATCAGTA TCATTTTGGATTGACCATCAAACAAGAAACGTGCTCAATGATGGGGTTATCACTTTAGACAGTAACACCGTACCTCTTTATGACCGTGGTTATGCACTGGGCTTGACTTTGGCTGATGGATCAAATAATGTAGCTGG ACGTCtggagataatcgaggatgctgCTCGCTGTTTCAACTGTGGTTCTTACAGCCATTCCTTAAGGGAATGTCCAAAGCCTCGAGATAATGTTGCTGTCAATAATGCTCGAAAGCAACACAAGTCCAAACGAGGTCAGAATCCTGGTTCTCGTAATTCTACCAGATATTATGAGGACCCTTCTCCTGGGAAATTCGATGGACTGCAACCAGGCACTCTTGATACTGAGACACGGCAGCTTTTGGGTCTTGGG GAGCTCGATCCACCCCCTTGGCTCAACAGGATGCGGGAACTTGGTTACCCTCCAGGATACTTAG atattgatgatgaagatgatgtgTCTGGGATTACCATATTTGCGGATTCGGAGGTCTCAGAAAAGGGTGAAGATGGGGAAATTGTGGAAGCAGAGCGAgaaccaaagaagaaaatgacagtCAATTTTCCTGGAATAAATGCACCTATTCCGAAGAATGCTGATGAAAGACGTTGGGCGGCTGTACCCTTGAGGCCGGAATCATCTAGACACCATCGATCTTATCAGAGATCAAACCATTCCACCGGGCTTGTTGAAAGGGCACATTATCATGAGCATAGATGGTCTGG TCCAAGAAGTAGTGTTCAATTGCCAGGGAGTCCTCCAACTGGATGGTCCTCATATGAGAGAGGTGGAAGGAGCCCATATGGAGATTTTGCCAGTCGAGGTCCCCATAATTCACCTGCCGATTATGGCTTGTCTAGATATGAATATTCACGGGACAATAATCGGGATTATTATGACTTGGATCATCCACATGAGGACAGGAATCATGGCCATTGCCACCATGGTCGGAGATGA
- the LOC104422079 gene encoding zinc finger CCHC domain-containing protein 8 isoform X1 translates to METGDVLELPASSNSGSGNEDDGRLSNDREPGEVDTLQFDAEDKEGQKEEDQGQGDCNVGHEEGIFVIDMELDEELVGSSSLAGVNVESTETDSVQVVEKNDRLSSGLQAENGCAAVEEKYAHSSHVVCSNSTSGHKRARVTCDEEQPSVHVAYSSLTRASKQKLEELLQQWSEWHTKHGSSQDTGEALESGEETFFPALRVGMEKQSSVSFWIDHQTRNVLNDGVITLDSNTVPLYDRGYALGLTLADGSNNVAGRLEIIEDAARCFNCGSYSHSLRECPKPRDNVAVNNARKQHKSKRGQNPGSRNSTRYYEDPSPGKFDGLQPGTLDTETRQLLGLGELDPPPWLNRMRELGYPPGYLDIDDEDDVSGITIFADSEVSEKGEDGEIVEAEREPKKKMTVNFPGINAPIPKNADERRWAAVPLRPESSRHHRSYQRSNHSTGLVERAHYHEHRWSGYVRDDFPPGCEPGYNTSISRYPSASDRFDSTLSSRSPRSSVQLPGSPPTGWSSYERGGRSPYGDFASRGPHNSPADYGLSRYEYSRDNNRDYYDLDHPHEDRNHGHCHHGRR, encoded by the exons ATGGAGACGGGGGACGTGCTTGAGCTCCCGGCATCCTCCAACTCGGGTAGTGGGAATGAGGATGATGGGCGCCTTAGTAATGACCGCGAGCCGGGTGAAGTTGATACCCTCCAATTCGATGCTGAGGATAAAGAGGGACAGAAGGAGGAGGACCAGGGGCAGGGCGACTGTAATGTTGGACATGAAGAGGGAATTTTTGTCATAGACATGGAACTTGACGAGGAATTAGTCGGCAGTTCATCTCTGGCCGGAGTGAATGTTGAATCGACCGAAACTGATTCTGTACAAGTTGTGGAGAAAAATGATCGTTTGAGCTCTGGTCTGCAAGCTGAAAATGGTTGTGCTGCTGTTGAAGAGAAATATGCTCATAGCAGTCATGTGGTGTGTAGCAATT CAACGTCCGGTCACAAAAGAGCGCGAGTAACGTGTGACGAAGAGCAACCATCTGTTCATGTTGCGTATAGTTCATTGACAAG AGCAAGCAAACAAAAGCTTGAAGAACTGTTGCAGCAATGGTCTGAGTGGCACACTAAGCATGGTTCTTCCCAA GATACAGGTGAAGCTTTAGAGTCTGGTGAAGAAACATTCTTTCCTGCGCTGCGAGTTGGCATGGAGAAGCAGTCATCAGTA TCATTTTGGATTGACCATCAAACAAGAAACGTGCTCAATGATGGGGTTATCACTTTAGACAGTAACACCGTACCTCTTTATGACCGTGGTTATGCACTGGGCTTGACTTTGGCTGATGGATCAAATAATGTAGCTGG ACGTCtggagataatcgaggatgctgCTCGCTGTTTCAACTGTGGTTCTTACAGCCATTCCTTAAGGGAATGTCCAAAGCCTCGAGATAATGTTGCTGTCAATAATGCTCGAAAGCAACACAAGTCCAAACGAGGTCAGAATCCTGGTTCTCGTAATTCTACCAGATATTATGAGGACCCTTCTCCTGGGAAATTCGATGGACTGCAACCAGGCACTCTTGATACTGAGACACGGCAGCTTTTGGGTCTTGGG GAGCTCGATCCACCCCCTTGGCTCAACAGGATGCGGGAACTTGGTTACCCTCCAGGATACTTAG atattgatgatgaagatgatgtgTCTGGGATTACCATATTTGCGGATTCGGAGGTCTCAGAAAAGGGTGAAGATGGGGAAATTGTGGAAGCAGAGCGAgaaccaaagaagaaaatgacagtCAATTTTCCTGGAATAAATGCACCTATTCCGAAGAATGCTGATGAAAGACGTTGGGCGGCTGTACCCTTGAGGCCGGAATCATCTAGACACCATCGATCTTATCAGAGATCAAACCATTCCACCGGGCTTGTTGAAAGGGCACATTATCATGAGCATAGATGGTCTGGGTATGTGAGAGATGACTTCCCTCCTGGTTGTGAACCGGGATACAATACTTCCATATCTAGGTACCCCTCAGCATCGGATCGTTTCGATTCTACTTTGTCTTCTCGCAGTCCAAGAAGTAGTGTTCAATTGCCAGGGAGTCCTCCAACTGGATGGTCCTCATATGAGAGAGGTGGAAGGAGCCCATATGGAGATTTTGCCAGTCGAGGTCCCCATAATTCACCTGCCGATTATGGCTTGTCTAGATATGAATATTCACGGGACAATAATCGGGATTATTATGACTTGGATCATCCACATGAGGACAGGAATCATGGCCATTGCCACCATGGTCGGAGATGA